The Aerococcaceae bacterium DSM 111021 region ATATAAATCATTAGCCGTGACATTGAAGAATTTTTCATAATATCGACGCGTAACCTCTAAATCTTTAACCCACAATCCTACATGCTCTATTCTCATAATATACCTCCTCAGATTTTTCATTCATATTATACAGTATTATCATATCTTAATATAGTTTTCACGCTAGTCTTATAAACTTATTGACTTAAAACAGACCAAATTAAATGTAAAATAATTGTTTTTTAGGTATAATTATAAATACAAAGATAGGAGGAATGAACATGCGTAAATGGCCTTGGTTAAAAATTATTTGGTATGTCATTTTAATAATTGTCGCTATCAAAAAGACGAGCGATGAAGCTGAAAAAATAAGCTAGTGGACTCTAGTTATTATTGTCATTTAATTTGGCAATATAAAGTATCCTAGATGATAATACTTCATCTAGGGTACTTTTTTGCGATCACTCGTGACAAACCTATCTAATTCATCTACAATTAAACTACTATGATTATTGGGGTGAATGAGATGACAACATTAATGATAATTGACGACGATCCAATTGTGGTTGAATCTTTAAGTTTAATTACTGAAAATGCAGGCTATGATGTTCTTGTAACAGGTCATTCTGCTGAAGAAGCAATTGCTAATTACTCAATTTTCAAACCAGACATTACATTATTGGACATTAGGATGAGTGAACATTCAGGCATCGATGCTGCCTCTACGATTCTATCTCAATATCCTCAGGCAAAAATTCTTCTTGTCACTACGTTTGAAGACTCAGAATACATTCAGACTGCCCTTCAACTTGGTTGTAAAGGTTATATATTAAAGCAAAACATCAAAAGCATACTCCCTGCTATAGAAGCTGTGGTTAACAATCAGACTGTCTTAGACAATACAATTGTGAATAATGTCGCACAGTCTGTTATAAACACGAATAACAACATGATAAATGATCTCACTCCACGTGAACTAGATATTTATCAAGCTGTCGCAGAGGGGTTAAACAATAAAGAAATTGCTGAAAAATTATACCTTAGTGAAGGAACAATTCGTAATTATATATCACAATTATTGCTTAAACTAAACTTACGCGATCGTACACAACTCGCTATTAGTTTTTATAAAAGCAATGAATCTAAATAAAATTGATAAAGGAAGGATTATTCATGGTTTTTAATATTTTAATTTATGCATTTCCAGCTATGTTTATTATTTTAGGAGGCTATTTATTGGTTTATAGACAAACTTTACTCCTAGTGTTTGGTGATTATTCCAACAAAGTCATTATAGCTTTTAGTGTATTGCTGTTTTTAGTCGGTATACTAGGCTTAGTACTCGTCTTAAATAATTTAATTGGAATGATGTTAATTTGGATGTTAGCTGCTCTAATTGTTGTCTTTTTCATGGTGTTTGTCTTTTATTGGTTATTTAAAGCCAATAATAACAAAAAATAGAAAAGTGGATATCTACTCTGTGCTTACAGAGATAGACATCCACTTTTTTATTATCTTAATCTAGTACGCGAACAAGATCTTTTCCATCGACTTCTTCAACTTCTACCTTTACACGTTCCTGCTTAGATGTTGGTATATTTTTCCCAACAAAGTCAGGTCTAATAGGTAGTTCACGGTGTCCCCTGTCAACAAGTACTGCCAATTGAATATGTGATGGTCGGGCATTTTCTAATATTGCGTCCATCGCTGCTCTTACAGTACGTCCTGTATAAAGTACATCATCAACGACGACTACTTTTTTGCCACTTAAATCATTTATAAACGTAACTGGTTTTACTTCTGGACTAACCGATTTCTTAGACAAATCATCTCGATAAAAAGTAATGTCTAATATTTCTAAAGGTAATTTAATACCTTCAATTTCTTCTATTTTTTCTTGAAGTCGCTTCGCCAAAAATTCACCTCGGGTTTTGATACCAAGTATGACAAGATTATCTGTTGATTTATTCTTCTCTAGTATTTCATGAGCTATGCGTTTTAACGTTCTTTGCATCCCATTTTGATCCATTAATTCTCTTTCACTCATATTGACCCTCCTGTAAAAAAAGACCGCAAACCCCTATAGGATTGCGGTTTTTTTCTATTAATTATTTTTTAAAACGTTCAACGTCACGAGCAATAGCTACTTCTTCGTTAGTTGGAATGTTGTAGATTGCGAATTTTGAGTCATCAGTTGAAATTAAAGCTTCTTTACGCGTATCGTTACGCTCGTCATCAATTTCTCCACCAAAGAACGTAATTCCGTCCATGATAATTTTACGAGTAATTCCAGAGTTTTCACCGATCCCAGCTGTAAATACAACTGCATCTACACCGTTCATTACAGCAATATATTGAGCAATATATTTTTGAACACGATTCATAAAGATATCTAATGTTAATTGTGCACGTTCGTTTCCTTCTGCTGCTGCATCTTCAACGTCACGCATATCACTTGATACACCTGATAAACCTAATAATCCAGATTTTTTATTGAAGATTGTAATAGCATCATTCACGTCAGTGATGTTTAATTTATCCATTAAGAATGGAATAATTGAAGCATCAATATCACCAGTACGCGTACCCATTGTTACACCAGCTAGAGGAGTGAATCCCATAGATGTATCTACTGATTTACCACCGTCAACAGCTGTAATAGAAGCTCCATTACCTAAATGACATGTGATAATTTTTAAGTCTTCAATTGGCTTACCAATTAATTCAGCAGCACGTTTACTTACAAAATCGTGACTAGTTCCATGAGCACCGTATTTACGGATTTGGAAATCTTCATAATATTCGTAAGGTAAGCTATATAAGTAGTTTACTTCTGGCATTGTCGTATGGAATGAAGTATCAAATACAGCTACCGCAGTTGCGTGAGGTAAGCGTTCTTCGAATACATGCATAACTTCTGCTTCTGCTGGGTTATGTAACGGTGCAAAATCACCTAAATCTTCAACTTGTTTAATAACTTCTGCAGTAACTAATGTTGATTCTTTAAAGATTTCTCCACCAGCTACAACACGGTGTCCTACACCTGTGATTTCAGTTAAGTCTGTAATGATTTGGAATTCTTCTAATTTATCAAATAACATGTCAACTGCTTGACCATGAGTGGCAATATCTTCTGTTACTGTAAATTCTTGGTCATCACCGTATTCGATTGTGAATACAGAATTGTTGATACCAATTCTTTCCACTAAACCTTTAGCAATAACTGATTCTTCTGGCATATTGTATAACTGGAACTTTAAACTTGAACTCCCAGCGTTAATCGCAAATGTTTTAGACATTAATATATTCTCTCCTCTATAATTATAAGTCATATTACTATTATACATTTATTATAACAGATTGCATTAGAAGTTCTCTATTAAATGATAATTAATTTTAATACAACCCTTAAGTTAAAGCGCTACATTTTTTTTAAAAAATCGGTAGATTGTGTCTGGTTAACTTGAAAAGCTTAATTTTATGTCATTAAAGGTTTGTTACGACTCATAATGGGCAATCACATCGATTTTCACTTTCGCTCCTAGTGGTAAGCTTCCAACTGCAAAAGAGCTTCGAGCTGGATAGGGTTTCTGAAAATTCATTGCATACACTTCATTCACCATAGATGAATCTCCAATGTCATTCATGTATAGCACAACCTTTACAACACTTGTTAAATTCAATCCAGCAGCATCTAGGATATGCGAAAGGTTCTTAAAGACTTGCTTTGTTTCTTCTCCAGCGTTACCATTCACTAACTTGTTAGTTACTGGATCGATGCCAATTTGCCCTGAGACATACAATACATCTCCTACACGAACTGCTTGTGAATAGGGATCCATAGGTTTTGGTGCTTTGTTAGAATAATATACTTTTTTCATTAAGTTACCCACCCTTTCTGTTAGTATACTTTAATTATAATAGATTAGAAGATAATGTATAGGAAAGTGAATATTTGTTGTTCTCTAATTAAATACCCATTTTTATGGGTTAAGCGGAGAATGTGTGTTATAATTTACGAAATAAATCAAAAGGTGGTACACACAATGCAAGCTGTAATTACTGTTATCGGTAAAGATAAGGTTGGTATTCTCGCTGAAGTAGCAAAACAATGTGCTGAGCATAATGCCAACGTCGTTGACGTTGAACAAACAATTATGCAAGATTACTTTACTATGATTATGCTAGTAAATATCGATGATCTTTCAGTCGAATTTGAAGAATTCCAAAGAAACACTAAAGAAAGCATCCCTGAGATGGAAATACACGTCATGCATGAAGATATTTTCAATTCTATGCACCAAATTTAAGGAGTTAAACCATGTTAGATATGCAAAATGTAATTGAAACAGTTTCAATGATTAAAGAAGACAATTTAGATATTCGCACAATCACAATGGGTATATCCCTTGCTGATTGTGCGGACGGCGATATCGACCGTTCGTGTGAAAAGGTTTACAACAAAATTTATAGCTCTGCTAAAGATTTAGTTAAAACTGGTGAGAAAATTGAAGAAATATTTGGTATTCCGATTGTAAACAAACGCATCTCGGTTACACCTATTTCTCAGCTACTCGCTGCATCCGGTGGGGATCCATTAAAATATGCACGTGTATTAGATAAAGTAGCACAGGATATCGGTGTAAATTATATTGGTGGCTATTCTGCTTTAGTACATAAAGGCTTTAGTAAAGGTGATTTAGAATTAATCCAATCAATTCCCCAAGCAATGGCCGAAACTAATCATGTATGTTCTTCTGTAAATATCGGTTCAACTCGTGCGGGAATTAATATGGACGCCGTCGCTATGATGGGTAAAGTTGTTCGTGAAGCAGCAGAGTTAACACAAGATAATGAGTGTATGGGTGCTTCTAAAATCGTCGTATTCTGTAACGCTGTTGAAGATAATCCATTCATGGCTGGTGCATTCCATGGTGCTGGAGAGCCTGATGTTGTTATTAACGTTGGAGTATCTGGTCCTGGAGTGGTGCGTAATGCCTTAGCGAATCTTGATAAAAAAGCTTCACTTGAAGTAGTAGCCGATACAATTAAACAAACGGCTTTCAAAGTTACTCGTATGGGGCAATTAGTTGGTACCGAAGCTTCAAAAATGTTAGGTGTACCATTCGGTATCGTTGACCTTTCCCTAGCTCCTACACCTGCAGTGGGCGATTCAGTCGCTCATATCTTGGAAGAGATTGGTTTAGATCAAGTTGGAGCACATGGTTCGATTGCAACTTTAGCAATGCTAAATGATGCAGTCAAAAAAGGTGGCGTCATGGCCTCTTCTCACGTTGGAGGTTTATCAGGTGCGTTTATCCCTGTCAGTGAAGATGCTGGTATGATTGCTGCTGCTGCCAATGGGACATTGAACATTGAAACTTTAATGTCGATGACCGCAGTTTGCTCAGTTGGTTTAGATATGATTGTCATTTCAGGTACAACGCCACCTGAAGTGATCTCAGCTATTATTGCAGATGAAGCAGCTATAGGTATGATCAATTCTAAAACTACAGCAGTTCGTGTCATCCCAGCAATTGGACGCTCAGATGATGAATGGTTAGACTTTGGTGGTTTGTTCGGTAAAGGTTCAGTTATGCCTTTAAATCCAACTTCTCCAAAAGTGTTTATCAATCGTGGCGGACGAATTCCTGCTCCACTTCAAAGTTTAAAAAATTAAATTCCCAAGGACTTGCTTATTCTGAGCAAGTCTTTTTCTTTAGGCAAAAAATTATCGATTCTCGATATTTGTGAGTGCAATAGATTTAAGAGGTGAGTATTGAGGACAGAACGAATAAGATTCTTGGCGCTACCCTATTCGGCGAAGTATCACATGAAGTTATTAATATTGTTTCGACGGCGATGATTGCTGATATGGATTACACTCAACTCAGAGATCAAATTTTTACACATCCAACTATGGCTGAAGCCATAAATGATTTATTTAAAATCTAAAAGAATAATTAAATGAAAAAACATCCCAAATTTTAATAATTTAGGACGGGTTTCTTTGTTTAGATGAAAAAATGGAGACTTCCATTTTATAAAATGAAAAAGTCCAAGAGTTTCCTCAAGGACTTAAAGTTTATCGTTTACCTGCACGCTTTTGTTGTGATATTGCTACACCTAATAAGGTGAAGACAACGGCGAAGGCTAATAGTAAGCCCCACTCGGTTAATAAATCTGAATACGAATTGATGTCTTTCATGACACTTTGTCTAAAGTAAAACAAAGGAGAGAAATGAGCAATTCGTTGGATGGCCGTTCCCATAATTTCATAAGGGATGAATAAGCCTGACAAGAATGCGAGTCCCAAACTAATGACGGTTGTGAGTCCATTAATAATATTGCGATTGTTCGTGATTGATGTCATTAAAAATGCCATCGATAAGGCTGTTAGAATGAACAAGGTAAGTGAAATAATGACTCGAACGTAATCAATCGGAATAGAACTCGGTATATAGAACCAAAGAACTGAGATAGTAACGAGTAGAATTAACCCACCATACGTTATTTGTCCTAAGACAACTTGGGTATTATATTTTAGATTTGAAATTCCACTCAAATTAATGCGGTCTTGAATTTTATCAGATTTAATTTCTGACATAGCCATACCAACTGTTCCAAGTATAATTTGGAGGACAAAGTAACCCACTAATGCAATCCCGGTTGTATAAGCCAAGAGAATGTTTTGATTATCAAGTCCACCAACCATTTCAACTTCGGCTGTTTCATTCAGAGTTGAATCGAGCTGATTTGTTAACTCTGAGGTATCACTGACTCCAGAAGCGACTCGTTCATTAGCTAAGCGTAAGTAGTTATCTACCTCTGTATTAAGCTGCGCACTACTCATATCACGTTCATTCAAAAGTAACTCAACTTGGCCCGCTTGTCCATTTATTACTAATTCTTCAAAATCTTGAGGAATATATAACATCCCCTGGTAAGTTCCAGAAAAGACTTCATTTTCAACGTCTTCAATAGTGACATCGGAAAGCATTTCTACTTCATGCGATGCGCTCAAGTAATCAACTAAATGCTCGCTCAGTTGATCGTCACTGTGGTTCACAACTGCAATATCTAAGGTTACACTTGAGAATTCTTGATTTTCACCTGCTTCTGGTTGTCCAATGGCTACAAATACGAAACCAAGGAAAATAAGGAAGTAAATAATCAGCTCTTTCCAATAGGTTGAGAAGATGTGGATGATCATTTTATAGATGGTCATAACGTTTCCCCCTTAAGTAATAAACTGAGAATGTAAACATAAGTATGATATAAACTACCATAATCAAGATACCTTGTGAAAGAATGGTCGTGTCATTCAGTAAATTGATGCGGTAGAAATTCTCAGTAATAATGTTTACTGGATTAATTTTGTTGAACCATGGAATCCTGTTGTTTACAAATTGCTTCACACCAGTCACCATTCCCCCAGAGATGAAGGTTAAAATCAGCGCTAATGCGACAACGATTTGAGTTTTTCCATCAATCTTCAACTTTGGAACAAGTCCGACAACAATTCCCAGCATAATCCCGAAAATATTCCCAAGGAAAATAAGCAGGAAACTATAACCGAAATGATTCACGACTTGAATTCCGAGCACATATTGGATATAGACAATTAAGATGATATTCGCAGCAAAGTTTACGAGAACAGCATTTAAAGCATTTAACCCAATATAGCGATAGCGTTTTAATGGTGTGATGGTCAACCGTGATGCGAGTGAACTTAAGGGAGCTAGAATTTCAGTTGAGATTTGCACGCCATAAAATCCCCCG contains the following coding sequences:
- a CDS encoding response regulator transcription factor, whose amino-acid sequence is MTTLMIIDDDPIVVESLSLITENAGYDVLVTGHSAEEAIANYSIFKPDITLLDIRMSEHSGIDAASTILSQYPQAKILLVTTFEDSEYIQTALQLGCKGYILKQNIKSILPAIEAVVNNQTVLDNTIVNNVAQSVINTNNNMINDLTPRELDIYQAVAEGLNNKEIAEKLYLSEGTIRNYISQLLLKLNLRDRTQLAISFYKSNESK
- the pyrR gene encoding bifunctional pyr operon transcriptional regulator/uracil phosphoribosyltransferase PyrR yields the protein MSERELMDQNGMQRTLKRIAHEILEKNKSTDNLVILGIKTRGEFLAKRLQEKIEEIEGIKLPLEILDITFYRDDLSKKSVSPEVKPVTFINDLSGKKVVVVDDVLYTGRTVRAAMDAILENARPSHIQLAVLVDRGHRELPIRPDFVGKNIPTSKQERVKVEVEEVDGKDLVRVLD
- a CDS encoding acetate kinase, which produces MSKTFAINAGSSSLKFQLYNMPEESVIAKGLVERIGINNSVFTIEYGDDQEFTVTEDIATHGQAVDMLFDKLEEFQIITDLTEITGVGHRVVAGGEIFKESTLVTAEVIKQVEDLGDFAPLHNPAEAEVMHVFEERLPHATAVAVFDTSFHTTMPEVNYLYSLPYEYYEDFQIRKYGAHGTSHDFVSKRAAELIGKPIEDLKIITCHLGNGASITAVDGGKSVDTSMGFTPLAGVTMGTRTGDIDASIIPFLMDKLNITDVNDAITIFNKKSGLLGLSGVSSDMRDVEDAAAEGNERAQLTLDIFMNRVQKYIAQYIAVMNGVDAVVFTAGIGENSGITRKIIMDGITFFGGEIDDERNDTRKEALISTDDSKFAIYNIPTNEEVAIARDVERFKK
- a CDS encoding RidA family protein yields the protein MKKVYYSNKAPKPMDPYSQAVRVGDVLYVSGQIGIDPVTNKLVNGNAGEETKQVFKNLSHILDAAGLNLTSVVKVVLYMNDIGDSSMVNEVYAMNFQKPYPARSSFAVGSLPLGAKVKIDVIAHYES
- a CDS encoding ACT domain-containing protein, producing the protein MQAVITVIGKDKVGILAEVAKQCAEHNANVVDVEQTIMQDYFTMIMLVNIDDLSVEFEEFQRNTKESIPEMEIHVMHEDIFNSMHQI
- a CDS encoding PFL family protein → MLDMQNVIETVSMIKEDNLDIRTITMGISLADCADGDIDRSCEKVYNKIYSSAKDLVKTGEKIEEIFGIPIVNKRISVTPISQLLAASGGDPLKYARVLDKVAQDIGVNYIGGYSALVHKGFSKGDLELIQSIPQAMAETNHVCSSVNIGSTRAGINMDAVAMMGKVVREAAELTQDNECMGASKIVVFCNAVEDNPFMAGAFHGAGEPDVVINVGVSGPGVVRNALANLDKKASLEVVADTIKQTAFKVTRMGQLVGTEASKMLGVPFGIVDLSLAPTPAVGDSVAHILEEIGLDQVGAHGSIATLAMLNDAVKKGGVMASSHVGGLSGAFIPVSEDAGMIAAAANGTLNIETLMSMTAVCSVGLDMIVISGTTPPEVISAIIADEAAIGMINSKTTAVRVIPAIGRSDDEWLDFGGLFGKGSVMPLNPTSPKVFINRGGRIPAPLQSLKN
- a CDS encoding ABC transporter permease, producing MTIYKMIIHIFSTYWKELIIYFLIFLGFVFVAIGQPEAGENQEFSSVTLDIAVVNHSDDQLSEHLVDYLSASHEVEMLSDVTIEDVENEVFSGTYQGMLYIPQDFEELVINGQAGQVELLLNERDMSSAQLNTEVDNYLRLANERVASGVSDTSELTNQLDSTLNETAEVEMVGGLDNQNILLAYTTGIALVGYFVLQIILGTVGMAMSEIKSDKIQDRINLSGISNLKYNTQVVLGQITYGGLILLVTISVLWFYIPSSIPIDYVRVIISLTLFILTALSMAFLMTSITNNRNIINGLTTVISLGLAFLSGLFIPYEIMGTAIQRIAHFSPLFYFRQSVMKDINSYSDLLTEWGLLLAFAVVFTLLGVAISQQKRAGKR
- a CDS encoding ABC transporter permease, yielding MRVALTQLKYYFLRFIRTPDILFYTFGLPLILASLYFFASSGLIEGDIEAVPIGVTTESTPFYSYGEILSDIEVLDVTTMSEEEARELLEAEEIEVYVKQDGNLLMNESNVNTSIVKSIMDQVKQTTAMGLDALNIDYTTEFVKMESTPGSFIVIMFFGLIAMVSLYGGFYGVQISTEILAPLSSLASRLTITPLKRYRYIGLNALNAVLVNFAANIILIVYIQYVLGIQVVNHFGYSFLLIFLGNIFGIMLGIVVGLVPKLKIDGKTQIVVALALILTFISGGMVTGVKQFVNNRIPWFNKINPVNIITENFYRINLLNDTTILSQGILIMVVYIILMFTFSVYYLRGKRYDHL